From Aquila chrysaetos chrysaetos chromosome 3, bAquChr1.4, whole genome shotgun sequence, the proteins below share one genomic window:
- the UCKL1 gene encoding uridine-cytidine kinase-like 1 isoform X2, translating into MSSPPAFSSVRISGCWALGPDGGNSSAESLDRLYPAVGSTKPPRKRTTSQCKSEPPLLRTSKRTIYTAGRPPWYNEHGTQSKEAFVIGLGGGSASGKTTVATMIIEALDVPWVVLLSMDSFYKVLTKQQQEQAASNDFNFDHPDAFDFDLIIATLKKLKQGKSVKIPIYDFTTHSRKKEWKTLYGANVIIFEGIMAFADKELLKLLDLKIFVDTDSDIRLVRRLRRDISERGRDIEGVIKQYNKFVKPAFDQYIQPTMRLADIVVPRGSGNTVAIDLIVQHVHSQLEERKLRWDMAALASAHQCHPLPQTLSVLKSTPQVRGMHTIIRNKETSRDEFIFYSKRLMRLLIEHALSLLPFQSCTVQTPQGQDYEGRTYSGKQITGVSILRAGETMEPALRAVCKDVRIGTILIQTNCNTGEPELHYLRLPKDISEDHVILMDCTVSTGAAAMMAVRVLLDHDVPEDKIFLLSLLMAEMGVHSVAYAFPRVKIITTAVDKKVNDLFRIIPGIGNFGDRYFGTDAPPDWSDDEDALST; encoded by the exons ATGAGCAGCCCCCCGGCCTTCTCCAGTGTCCGCATATCGGGCTGCTGGGCCCTCGGGCCGGACGGTGG caaCAGCAGTGCCGAATCCTTGGACCGGCTGTACCCTGCAGTGGGCTCCACCAAGCCACCCCGAAAGCGGACCACTAGCCAGTGCAAGTCTGAGCCACCCCTGCTGCGGACCAGCAAGAGGACCATCTACACAGCTGGCCGACCACCGTGGTACAATGAGCATGGGACGCAGTCCAAAGAGGCCTTCGTGATAG GCCTGGGAGGAGGCAGCGCCTCTGGGAAGACCACGGTGGCCACCATGATCATTGAGGCTCTCGATGTCCCTTGGGTGGTTCTGCTGTCCATGGACTCCTTCTACAAG GTGTTgaccaagcagcagcaggagcaggcagccagcaATGACTTCAACTTTGACCATCCCGATGCCTTCGACTTTGACCTCATCATCGCCACTCTGAAGAAGCTGAAGCAAGGCAAGAGCGTGAAGATCCCCATCTACGACTTCACCACCCACAGCCGGAAGAAGGAATGG AAAACCCTGTATGGTGCCAATGTGATTATCTTTGAAGGCATCATGGCATTCGCCGACAAGGAGCTCCTGAAG CTCCTGGATCTGAAGATATTTGTGGACACGGACTCGGACATCCGCTTGGTGCGTCGCCTCCGCAGGGACATCAGCGAGCGTGGCCGTGACATCGAGGGTGTCATCAAGCAGTACAACAAGTTTGTCAAGCCCGCCTTCGACCAGTACATCCAGCCCACCATGCGGCTGGCCGACATCGTCGTCCCTCGAG GGAGCGGGAACACAGTGGCTATTGACCTGATCGTTCAGCATGTCCACAGCCAGCTGGAAGAG AGGAAGCTGCGCTGGGATAT ggCCGCCCTGGCCTCAGCCCACCAGTGCCACCCCCTTCCTCAGACCCTCAGTGTGCTGAAGAGCACCCCTCAGGTGAGGGGCATGCACACCATCATCAG AAACAAGGAGACCAGCAGAGATGAGTTCATTTTCTACTCCAAGAGGCTGATGCGGTTGCTGATTGAGCACGCGCTCTCCTTGCTCCCGTTCCAG AGTTGCACAGTGCAGACCCCTCAGGGACAGGACTATGAAGGGAGGACATACAGCGGGAAGCAA ATCACCGGGGTGTCTATCCTGCGGGCGGGCGAGACCATGGAGCCGGCGCTGCGAGCGGTGTGCAAGGACGTCCGCATCGGGACCATCCTCATCCAGACCAACTGCAACACGGGCGAGCCGGAG CTCCACTACCTGCGGCTGCCGAAGGACATCAGCGAAGACCACGTCATCCTGATGGACTGCACGGTCTCCACGGGCGCAGCAGCCATGATGGCAGTGCGGGTGCTGCTG GATCATGATGTCCCAGAAGACAAgatcttcctcctctccctgcttaTGGCGGAGATGGGTGTCCACTCAGTCGCCTATGCTTTCCCCCGGGTGAAGATCATCACCACAGCTGTGGACAAGAAGGTGAATGACCTTTTCCGGATAATCCCCGGCATCG GGAACTTTGGCGATCGGTACTTTGGGACGGATGCTCCTCCCGACTGGAGTGACGATGAAGATGCTCTTAGCACTTAG
- the UCKL1 gene encoding uridine-cytidine kinase-like 1 isoform X1, whose amino-acid sequence MAAAPVAEGAPVEPHDSNSSAESLDRLYPAVGSTKPPRKRTTSQCKSEPPLLRTSKRTIYTAGRPPWYNEHGTQSKEAFVIGLGGGSASGKTTVATMIIEALDVPWVVLLSMDSFYKVLTKQQQEQAASNDFNFDHPDAFDFDLIIATLKKLKQGKSVKIPIYDFTTHSRKKEWKTLYGANVIIFEGIMAFADKELLKLLDLKIFVDTDSDIRLVRRLRRDISERGRDIEGVIKQYNKFVKPAFDQYIQPTMRLADIVVPRGSGNTVAIDLIVQHVHSQLEERELSVRLSKAVRGRWEPWIPRRAQRLSAASLMAPRRSVAASAWRERKLRWDMAALASAHQCHPLPQTLSVLKSTPQVRGMHTIIRNKETSRDEFIFYSKRLMRLLIEHALSLLPFQSCTVQTPQGQDYEGRTYSGKQITGVSILRAGETMEPALRAVCKDVRIGTILIQTNCNTGEPELHYLRLPKDISEDHVILMDCTVSTGAAAMMAVRVLLDHDVPEDKIFLLSLLMAEMGVHSVAYAFPRVKIITTAVDKKVNDLFRIIPGIGNFGDRYFGTDAPPDWSDDEDALST is encoded by the exons ATGGCCGCGGCCCCGGTGGCCGAGGGGGCTCCGGTGGAGCCGCACGACAG caaCAGCAGTGCCGAATCCTTGGACCGGCTGTACCCTGCAGTGGGCTCCACCAAGCCACCCCGAAAGCGGACCACTAGCCAGTGCAAGTCTGAGCCACCCCTGCTGCGGACCAGCAAGAGGACCATCTACACAGCTGGCCGACCACCGTGGTACAATGAGCATGGGACGCAGTCCAAAGAGGCCTTCGTGATAG GCCTGGGAGGAGGCAGCGCCTCTGGGAAGACCACGGTGGCCACCATGATCATTGAGGCTCTCGATGTCCCTTGGGTGGTTCTGCTGTCCATGGACTCCTTCTACAAG GTGTTgaccaagcagcagcaggagcaggcagccagcaATGACTTCAACTTTGACCATCCCGATGCCTTCGACTTTGACCTCATCATCGCCACTCTGAAGAAGCTGAAGCAAGGCAAGAGCGTGAAGATCCCCATCTACGACTTCACCACCCACAGCCGGAAGAAGGAATGG AAAACCCTGTATGGTGCCAATGTGATTATCTTTGAAGGCATCATGGCATTCGCCGACAAGGAGCTCCTGAAG CTCCTGGATCTGAAGATATTTGTGGACACGGACTCGGACATCCGCTTGGTGCGTCGCCTCCGCAGGGACATCAGCGAGCGTGGCCGTGACATCGAGGGTGTCATCAAGCAGTACAACAAGTTTGTCAAGCCCGCCTTCGACCAGTACATCCAGCCCACCATGCGGCTGGCCGACATCGTCGTCCCTCGAG GGAGCGGGAACACAGTGGCTATTGACCTGATCGTTCAGCATGTCCACAGCCAGCTGGAAGAG CGTGAACTCAGTGTCAG ATTAAGCAAAGCGGTTCGAGGGCGGTGGGAGCCCTGGATCCCTCGCCGCGCGCAGAGGCTCTCGGCTGCAAGCCTGATGGCACCCAGAAGGAGCGTAGCAGCTTCGGCGTGGCGAGAG AGGAAGCTGCGCTGGGATAT ggCCGCCCTGGCCTCAGCCCACCAGTGCCACCCCCTTCCTCAGACCCTCAGTGTGCTGAAGAGCACCCCTCAGGTGAGGGGCATGCACACCATCATCAG AAACAAGGAGACCAGCAGAGATGAGTTCATTTTCTACTCCAAGAGGCTGATGCGGTTGCTGATTGAGCACGCGCTCTCCTTGCTCCCGTTCCAG AGTTGCACAGTGCAGACCCCTCAGGGACAGGACTATGAAGGGAGGACATACAGCGGGAAGCAA ATCACCGGGGTGTCTATCCTGCGGGCGGGCGAGACCATGGAGCCGGCGCTGCGAGCGGTGTGCAAGGACGTCCGCATCGGGACCATCCTCATCCAGACCAACTGCAACACGGGCGAGCCGGAG CTCCACTACCTGCGGCTGCCGAAGGACATCAGCGAAGACCACGTCATCCTGATGGACTGCACGGTCTCCACGGGCGCAGCAGCCATGATGGCAGTGCGGGTGCTGCTG GATCATGATGTCCCAGAAGACAAgatcttcctcctctccctgcttaTGGCGGAGATGGGTGTCCACTCAGTCGCCTATGCTTTCCCCCGGGTGAAGATCATCACCACAGCTGTGGACAAGAAGGTGAATGACCTTTTCCGGATAATCCCCGGCATCG GGAACTTTGGCGATCGGTACTTTGGGACGGATGCTCCTCCCGACTGGAGTGACGATGAAGATGCTCTTAGCACTTAG
- the UCKL1 gene encoding uridine-cytidine kinase-like 1 isoform X3, with amino-acid sequence MSSPPAFSSVRISGCWALGPDGGNSSAESLDRLYPAVGSTKPPRKRTTSQCKSEPPLLRTSKRTIYTAGRPPWYNEHGTQSKEAFVIGLGGGSASGKTTVATMIIEALDVPWVVLLSMDSFYKVLTKQQQEQAASNDFNFDHPDAFDFDLIIATLKKLKQGKSVKIPIYDFTTHSRKKEWKTLYGANVIIFEGIMAFADKELLKLLDLKIFVDTDSDIRLVRRLRRDISERGRDIEGVIKQYNKFVKPAFDQYIQPTMRLADIVVPRGSGNTVAIDLIVQHVHSQLEERELSVRAALASAHQCHPLPQTLSVLKSTPQVRGMHTIIRNKETSRDEFIFYSKRLMRLLIEHALSLLPFQSCTVQTPQGQDYEGRTYSGKQITGVSILRAGETMEPALRAVCKDVRIGTILIQTNCNTGEPELHYLRLPKDISEDHVILMDCTVSTGAAAMMAVRVLLDHDVPEDKIFLLSLLMAEMGVHSVAYAFPRVKIITTAVDKKVNDLFRIIPGIGNFGDRYFGTDAPPDWSDDEDALST; translated from the exons ATGAGCAGCCCCCCGGCCTTCTCCAGTGTCCGCATATCGGGCTGCTGGGCCCTCGGGCCGGACGGTGG caaCAGCAGTGCCGAATCCTTGGACCGGCTGTACCCTGCAGTGGGCTCCACCAAGCCACCCCGAAAGCGGACCACTAGCCAGTGCAAGTCTGAGCCACCCCTGCTGCGGACCAGCAAGAGGACCATCTACACAGCTGGCCGACCACCGTGGTACAATGAGCATGGGACGCAGTCCAAAGAGGCCTTCGTGATAG GCCTGGGAGGAGGCAGCGCCTCTGGGAAGACCACGGTGGCCACCATGATCATTGAGGCTCTCGATGTCCCTTGGGTGGTTCTGCTGTCCATGGACTCCTTCTACAAG GTGTTgaccaagcagcagcaggagcaggcagccagcaATGACTTCAACTTTGACCATCCCGATGCCTTCGACTTTGACCTCATCATCGCCACTCTGAAGAAGCTGAAGCAAGGCAAGAGCGTGAAGATCCCCATCTACGACTTCACCACCCACAGCCGGAAGAAGGAATGG AAAACCCTGTATGGTGCCAATGTGATTATCTTTGAAGGCATCATGGCATTCGCCGACAAGGAGCTCCTGAAG CTCCTGGATCTGAAGATATTTGTGGACACGGACTCGGACATCCGCTTGGTGCGTCGCCTCCGCAGGGACATCAGCGAGCGTGGCCGTGACATCGAGGGTGTCATCAAGCAGTACAACAAGTTTGTCAAGCCCGCCTTCGACCAGTACATCCAGCCCACCATGCGGCTGGCCGACATCGTCGTCCCTCGAG GGAGCGGGAACACAGTGGCTATTGACCTGATCGTTCAGCATGTCCACAGCCAGCTGGAAGAG CGTGAACTCAGTGTCAG ggCCGCCCTGGCCTCAGCCCACCAGTGCCACCCCCTTCCTCAGACCCTCAGTGTGCTGAAGAGCACCCCTCAGGTGAGGGGCATGCACACCATCATCAG AAACAAGGAGACCAGCAGAGATGAGTTCATTTTCTACTCCAAGAGGCTGATGCGGTTGCTGATTGAGCACGCGCTCTCCTTGCTCCCGTTCCAG AGTTGCACAGTGCAGACCCCTCAGGGACAGGACTATGAAGGGAGGACATACAGCGGGAAGCAA ATCACCGGGGTGTCTATCCTGCGGGCGGGCGAGACCATGGAGCCGGCGCTGCGAGCGGTGTGCAAGGACGTCCGCATCGGGACCATCCTCATCCAGACCAACTGCAACACGGGCGAGCCGGAG CTCCACTACCTGCGGCTGCCGAAGGACATCAGCGAAGACCACGTCATCCTGATGGACTGCACGGTCTCCACGGGCGCAGCAGCCATGATGGCAGTGCGGGTGCTGCTG GATCATGATGTCCCAGAAGACAAgatcttcctcctctccctgcttaTGGCGGAGATGGGTGTCCACTCAGTCGCCTATGCTTTCCCCCGGGTGAAGATCATCACCACAGCTGTGGACAAGAAGGTGAATGACCTTTTCCGGATAATCCCCGGCATCG GGAACTTTGGCGATCGGTACTTTGGGACGGATGCTCCTCCCGACTGGAGTGACGATGAAGATGCTCTTAGCACTTAG
- the UCKL1 gene encoding uridine-cytidine kinase-like 1 isoform X4, whose product MIIEALDVPWVVLLSMDSFYKVLTKQQQEQAASNDFNFDHPDAFDFDLIIATLKKLKQGKSVKIPIYDFTTHSRKKEWKTLYGANVIIFEGIMAFADKELLKLLDLKIFVDTDSDIRLVRRLRRDISERGRDIEGVIKQYNKFVKPAFDQYIQPTMRLADIVVPRGSGNTVAIDLIVQHVHSQLEERELSVRLSKAVRGRWEPWIPRRAQRLSAASLMAPRRSVAASAWRERKLRWDMAALASAHQCHPLPQTLSVLKSTPQVRGMHTIIRNKETSRDEFIFYSKRLMRLLIEHALSLLPFQSCTVQTPQGQDYEGRTYSGKQITGVSILRAGETMEPALRAVCKDVRIGTILIQTNCNTGEPELHYLRLPKDISEDHVILMDCTVSTGAAAMMAVRVLLDHDVPEDKIFLLSLLMAEMGVHSVAYAFPRVKIITTAVDKKVNDLFRIIPGIGNFGDRYFGTDAPPDWSDDEDALST is encoded by the exons ATGATCATTGAGGCTCTCGATGTCCCTTGGGTGGTTCTGCTGTCCATGGACTCCTTCTACAAG GTGTTgaccaagcagcagcaggagcaggcagccagcaATGACTTCAACTTTGACCATCCCGATGCCTTCGACTTTGACCTCATCATCGCCACTCTGAAGAAGCTGAAGCAAGGCAAGAGCGTGAAGATCCCCATCTACGACTTCACCACCCACAGCCGGAAGAAGGAATGG AAAACCCTGTATGGTGCCAATGTGATTATCTTTGAAGGCATCATGGCATTCGCCGACAAGGAGCTCCTGAAG CTCCTGGATCTGAAGATATTTGTGGACACGGACTCGGACATCCGCTTGGTGCGTCGCCTCCGCAGGGACATCAGCGAGCGTGGCCGTGACATCGAGGGTGTCATCAAGCAGTACAACAAGTTTGTCAAGCCCGCCTTCGACCAGTACATCCAGCCCACCATGCGGCTGGCCGACATCGTCGTCCCTCGAG GGAGCGGGAACACAGTGGCTATTGACCTGATCGTTCAGCATGTCCACAGCCAGCTGGAAGAG CGTGAACTCAGTGTCAG ATTAAGCAAAGCGGTTCGAGGGCGGTGGGAGCCCTGGATCCCTCGCCGCGCGCAGAGGCTCTCGGCTGCAAGCCTGATGGCACCCAGAAGGAGCGTAGCAGCTTCGGCGTGGCGAGAG AGGAAGCTGCGCTGGGATAT ggCCGCCCTGGCCTCAGCCCACCAGTGCCACCCCCTTCCTCAGACCCTCAGTGTGCTGAAGAGCACCCCTCAGGTGAGGGGCATGCACACCATCATCAG AAACAAGGAGACCAGCAGAGATGAGTTCATTTTCTACTCCAAGAGGCTGATGCGGTTGCTGATTGAGCACGCGCTCTCCTTGCTCCCGTTCCAG AGTTGCACAGTGCAGACCCCTCAGGGACAGGACTATGAAGGGAGGACATACAGCGGGAAGCAA ATCACCGGGGTGTCTATCCTGCGGGCGGGCGAGACCATGGAGCCGGCGCTGCGAGCGGTGTGCAAGGACGTCCGCATCGGGACCATCCTCATCCAGACCAACTGCAACACGGGCGAGCCGGAG CTCCACTACCTGCGGCTGCCGAAGGACATCAGCGAAGACCACGTCATCCTGATGGACTGCACGGTCTCCACGGGCGCAGCAGCCATGATGGCAGTGCGGGTGCTGCTG GATCATGATGTCCCAGAAGACAAgatcttcctcctctccctgcttaTGGCGGAGATGGGTGTCCACTCAGTCGCCTATGCTTTCCCCCGGGTGAAGATCATCACCACAGCTGTGGACAAGAAGGTGAATGACCTTTTCCGGATAATCCCCGGCATCG GGAACTTTGGCGATCGGTACTTTGGGACGGATGCTCCTCCCGACTGGAGTGACGATGAAGATGCTCTTAGCACTTAG